Proteins from a genomic interval of Haemophilus parainfluenzae T3T1:
- a CDS encoding MerR family transcriptional regulator — MKIGQLANIVGCTVEAVRFYEKQGLIEPAKRTSGNFRVYTEEHLKQLSFICYCRSLDISLKEIKMLLNPQCATQEQEREINKLLDRHIREVSKRIHELAHLRIRLIQLKGKCSHFEQNNDLMNTLLQHSGINFVPLK; from the coding sequence ATGAAAATTGGTCAATTAGCCAATATCGTTGGCTGTACGGTGGAAGCTGTACGTTTCTATGAAAAGCAAGGATTAATCGAACCCGCCAAGCGAACAAGTGGTAATTTTCGCGTTTATACGGAAGAGCATTTGAAACAACTTTCTTTTATTTGTTATTGCCGCAGTTTGGATATTTCACTAAAAGAAATCAAAATGTTGCTGAATCCGCAATGTGCTACTCAAGAGCAAGAAAGAGAAATCAATAAGCTGCTAGATCGACATATTCGAGAAGTGTCAAAACGGATCCATGAATTGGCTCACTTACGAATTCGCTTAATTCAGCTCAAAGGTAAATGTAGTCACTTTGAGCAAAACAATGATTTAATGAATACCTTGTTGCAGCATAGTGGCATTAATTTTGTGCCGTTGAAATAA
- a CDS encoding DUF4198 domain-containing protein — protein sequence MKKTALFITALFGASLANAHNVWLEPAKDAKGQYVVKFGHEETETYPQSKLKAIRLLNAKGQLQNAEVTFKQGEAYFAAPETAIAFIRFDNGVWSKLPSGKYVEKTKQQAPEAVLSVNPVKFGKAILHWDAQANKSHNMDYELIPQSEPKAGQPLDILVLVKGKPVQGIKVGLGEDHPFNLTNEKGIAQFTPKAGYNKVWAEFDEPVKDNPDYNKRSVEYMLTFDAK from the coding sequence ATGAAAAAAACAGCATTGTTTATTACTGCACTATTCGGTGCTTCACTCGCTAATGCACATAATGTTTGGTTGGAGCCTGCTAAGGATGCAAAAGGGCAATATGTGGTTAAATTTGGTCATGAGGAAACTGAAACCTATCCTCAAAGCAAATTAAAAGCGATACGCCTACTCAATGCCAAAGGCCAATTACAAAATGCTGAGGTCACCTTCAAGCAAGGCGAAGCGTACTTTGCCGCCCCTGAAACTGCAATTGCATTTATTCGCTTTGATAATGGTGTTTGGTCGAAATTGCCAAGCGGTAAATATGTCGAAAAAACCAAACAGCAAGCACCTGAAGCTGTACTCAGTGTTAATCCAGTCAAATTCGGCAAAGCGATTTTACACTGGGATGCGCAAGCAAATAAATCACACAACATGGATTATGAATTGATCCCACAAAGTGAACCGAAAGCGGGACAACCACTCGATATTCTCGTGTTAGTAAAAGGTAAACCTGTGCAAGGCATCAAAGTTGGTTTAGGCGAAGATCACCCATTCAACTTAACCAATGAAAAAGGTATTGCACAATTCACTCCTAAAGCGGGCTATAACAAAGTCTGGGCTGAATTTGACGAGCCGGTTAAAGACAATCCTGACTATAACAAACGTAGTGTTGAATATATGCTGACTTTTGATGCGAAGTAA
- the cbiM gene encoding cobalt transporter CbiM — translation MHLSEGVLHTPVLLGSAAVALVCVMIGLKRLNSQQLPLTALFAAAFFVAGTIHVPVGIGSVHLILNGMAGLFLGWAVFPAFLIALVLQALLFSFGGFAVLGVNLCVMALPALLVHWLFAKRLEHDNSRRTQIAAGIGAGVIGVGGSALLASLVLALDGGKAYSDLIMLLVISHIPVFIIDSIVSVGVVLLLNKMYPTALSVVK, via the coding sequence ATGCATTTATCGGAAGGTGTGTTGCATACACCGGTATTGCTTGGTAGTGCAGCTGTCGCATTAGTCTGTGTAATGATTGGTCTTAAACGACTCAATTCGCAGCAATTGCCGCTAACAGCATTGTTTGCCGCTGCTTTTTTTGTTGCTGGAACCATTCATGTACCGGTAGGCATTGGTAGCGTGCATCTCATCTTAAACGGCATGGCCGGCCTGTTTCTTGGCTGGGCCGTTTTCCCTGCTTTTTTAATCGCATTAGTCCTACAAGCTCTGCTCTTTTCCTTCGGTGGATTTGCTGTATTAGGTGTCAATTTATGCGTAATGGCATTACCTGCCCTTCTTGTACATTGGCTCTTTGCAAAAAGACTTGAGCATGACAATTCCCGTCGCACTCAAATTGCAGCAGGTATTGGTGCTGGTGTGATCGGCGTTGGCGGTTCAGCCTTGCTCGCCTCTCTAGTCTTAGCATTGGATGGCGGTAAAGCCTATAGCGACCTGATTATGCTTCTGGTGATATCACATATTCCCGTGTTTATTATCGACAGTATCGTCAGTGTCGGCGTGGTCTTATTGTTAAACAAAATGTATCCAACAGCGCTCAGTGTGGTGAAATGA
- a CDS encoding energy-coupling factor transporter transmembrane component T family protein, with amino-acid sequence MNFLAIFQPHLRLIYVFLCGLIVSTMTHISTLIILNLIVFGGLLIALIRYRKSLAGYFKYWLKLNFFTLLVWLTLSWKITEQGLALNPIGVQLALLITLRFNLILSLTRLLLIDMNESLLLQALCRLPLPEKLLHLFVLTVRYISVFSEVHKKMDMAMRARGYQPKLNGRTLFIAAQRVALLLIHALVKAEKTEMALKARGFQLHDVKKTQDKS; translated from the coding sequence ATGAATTTCCTTGCTATTTTTCAACCGCACTTGCGATTAATTTATGTGTTTTTGTGTGGACTTATCGTCAGCACAATGACACATATTTCAACGCTTATTATCCTTAATCTTATCGTATTCGGCGGATTACTTATTGCACTAATACGCTATCGGAAATCCCTTGCCGGTTATTTCAAATATTGGCTGAAACTGAATTTTTTCACTTTGCTTGTTTGGTTGACCTTAAGCTGGAAAATCACCGAACAAGGTTTAGCATTAAATCCAATAGGGGTTCAGCTTGCACTGCTCATCACACTACGTTTCAATTTAATTTTAAGTTTAACTCGACTCTTGTTAATTGATATGAACGAGAGCCTTTTATTGCAAGCATTGTGCCGTTTGCCATTACCTGAAAAACTACTTCACCTATTTGTTCTCACTGTGCGCTATATTTCAGTGTTCAGTGAAGTACATAAAAAGATGGATATGGCAATGCGAGCACGTGGCTACCAGCCAAAACTTAATGGCAGAACCTTATTTATCGCCGCGCAACGTGTGGCATTATTATTAATTCATGCACTTGTTAAAGCAGAAAAAACAGAAATGGCACTAAAAGCTCGTGGCTTTCAGCTGCATGATGTGAAAAAAACACAGGATAAATCTTGA
- a CDS encoding energy-coupling factor ABC transporter ATP-binding protein yields MNVLEVKQLQIMREQRVIIDNLSFELPEGHRLFLQGDIGCGKSTLLHCLLGFIPYQQGEIRWFDNVCRQEKDFVPLRGKVGICFQHAGDQLFGPTVLDDVAFGPLNQGLNRDEAYQIALQQLERLNIVGLKDRSVNTLSGGEQNFTALAGVLAMQPKVLLLDEPTNGLDVKNIAKLTALLRELQLPMLIASHDLHFSETLADSCLSLATDNDD; encoded by the coding sequence ATGAACGTCCTCGAAGTCAAACAATTACAGATCATGCGTGAGCAACGTGTGATTATTGATAACCTTTCTTTTGAACTCCCTGAAGGTCACCGCCTTTTTTTACAAGGTGATATTGGTTGTGGGAAATCCACCCTATTACACTGTCTATTAGGTTTTATACCTTACCAACAAGGAGAAATTCGCTGGTTCGATAATGTATGTCGACAAGAAAAGGATTTTGTGCCACTACGTGGAAAGGTAGGCATCTGTTTCCAACATGCGGGCGATCAACTTTTTGGTCCAACCGTACTTGATGACGTAGCCTTTGGTCCACTTAATCAAGGATTGAACAGAGATGAAGCTTATCAAATAGCATTACAACAGTTGGAACGTCTAAATATTGTTGGGTTAAAAGATCGCTCTGTGAATACCTTATCTGGTGGTGAACAGAATTTTACTGCGCTAGCCGGCGTACTGGCGATGCAGCCAAAAGTATTATTACTTGATGAGCCAACGAATGGACTCGATGTAAAAAATATCGCCAAACTGACCGCACTTTTACGCGAATTACAGTTGCCAATGCTTATTGCTTCACATGATTTACACTTTAGTGAAACACTTGCGGATTCCTGTTTATCTTTAGCTACGGATAACGATGACTAA
- the fdhF gene encoding formate dehydrogenase subunit alpha gives MKKVITVCPYCASGCKIHLLVENNKIVGAEGANGKTNEGELCLKGYYGWDFVHDTKILTPRLTQPMIRYKRGEPFTPVSWEEAISYTARRLSEIKEKYGNESIMVTGSSRGPGNEVNFVMQKFARAVLGNNNIDCCARVUHGPSVTGLLKSVGNGAMSNSIVEIEDTKCVFIFGYNASTSHPIVARRINHAKAKGAKIIVCDPRKIETARIADIYAPLANGSNVAFLNAMMNVILEEGLQDQKFIDEHTENFDAFYETVKAYTPESTQHITGIEPEMLREIARTYAKAETATILWGMGVCQFRQGVETVRALASLAMLTGNLGKPNVGVNPVRGQNNVQGACDMGALFNTLPGYQSFADPEINAKFAKAWGVPSIPSKPGVPLSEVPEAIMEDKIKAFYIMGEDTLQTEPDINAVKKAFEKVELLIVQDIFMTQTAAEADILLPATSCAEHEGVYSAADRGFQRFYKAVEPTGNVKDDWVIISELATAMGYPMHYNNTKEIWDELRSLCPIYKGATYEKMEGLGYIQWPCTDEGPEDQGTTYLYKGQIFDRPNGKAEFFACDWEPPMEDLSEEFPLVLSTVREVGHYSCRSMTGNCRALAALADEPGFVQMNDQDAKELGIKNNDLVWIASSRGKVISRADVSTRTNKGACYMTYQWWIGKCNELTAEHLNPGSRTPEYKYSAVRIDKIEDQAWAERYVVTEYAKLKNRLKETALVA, from the coding sequence ATTAAAAAAGTAATTACCGTATGTCCGTATTGTGCCTCAGGTTGTAAAATCCATCTTTTGGTGGAAAACAACAAAATTGTGGGTGCTGAAGGTGCAAACGGAAAAACAAACGAAGGGGAGTTATGCCTAAAAGGATATTATGGCTGGGATTTTGTGCATGATACAAAAATCCTGACTCCTCGCCTAACTCAACCGATGATCCGCTACAAACGTGGCGAACCATTCACACCAGTGAGCTGGGAAGAAGCGATTTCTTACACAGCAAGACGTCTTAGTGAAATCAAAGAAAAGTACGGTAACGAATCCATTATGGTAACGGGCTCTTCCCGTGGACCAGGCAATGAAGTGAACTTCGTTATGCAAAAATTCGCCCGTGCAGTATTAGGAAATAACAACATTGACTGTTGTGCGCGCGTGTGACACGGCCCTTCTGTAACAGGTCTGCTCAAATCGGTCGGTAACGGCGCAATGTCCAACTCAATTGTTGAGATTGAAGATACCAAATGCGTATTCATTTTTGGCTATAATGCCTCCACTTCACACCCTATTGTGGCGCGTCGGATTAACCACGCTAAAGCAAAAGGGGCGAAAATCATTGTTTGTGACCCTCGTAAAATCGAAACAGCCCGTATTGCGGATATTTATGCACCGCTTGCTAACGGGTCTAACGTGGCATTCTTGAATGCTATGATGAATGTGATTTTAGAAGAAGGATTACAAGATCAAAAATTTATTGATGAACACACCGAAAACTTCGATGCGTTCTATGAAACCGTGAAAGCTTATACACCGGAATCCACTCAACATATCACCGGTATTGAACCTGAGATGTTGCGTGAAATTGCCCGCACTTATGCGAAAGCGGAAACTGCTACTATCTTATGGGGTATGGGCGTTTGCCAATTCCGTCAAGGTGTAGAAACCGTACGTGCATTAGCAAGCTTGGCAATGCTTACCGGTAACTTAGGTAAACCAAATGTTGGTGTAAACCCAGTACGTGGCCAAAATAACGTACAGGGTGCGTGCGATATGGGTGCGTTATTCAACACATTACCAGGCTATCAAAGTTTTGCTGATCCAGAAATTAATGCAAAATTTGCGAAAGCTTGGGGCGTACCGTCTATTCCAAGCAAACCAGGTGTACCATTGAGTGAAGTACCTGAAGCGATCATGGAAGATAAAATTAAAGCATTCTATATCATGGGTGAAGATACATTACAAACTGAGCCTGATATTAATGCGGTTAAAAAAGCCTTCGAGAAAGTTGAACTTCTCATCGTTCAAGATATCTTCATGACTCAAACAGCCGCAGAAGCAGATATTTTATTACCTGCCACTTCTTGTGCTGAACACGAAGGTGTATATAGTGCTGCTGACCGTGGTTTCCAACGTTTCTATAAAGCCGTTGAACCAACCGGCAACGTCAAGGATGACTGGGTAATCATTAGCGAACTTGCTACAGCAATGGGCTACCCAATGCACTATAACAATACCAAAGAAATTTGGGATGAACTTCGTTCGCTTTGTCCAATTTACAAAGGGGCAACTTACGAAAAAATGGAAGGCTTGGGTTATATCCAATGGCCATGTACTGATGAAGGCCCTGAAGATCAAGGCACAACATACTTGTATAAAGGCCAAATCTTCGACCGTCCGAACGGTAAAGCTGAGTTCTTTGCTTGCGATTGGGAACCACCAATGGAAGATCTTTCTGAAGAGTTCCCATTGGTACTTTCTACCGTGCGTGAAGTCGGTCACTATTCTTGCCGTTCAATGACTGGTAACTGCCGCGCTCTAGCTGCACTTGCAGATGAGCCGGGATTCGTACAAATGAACGATCAGGATGCCAAGGAATTGGGCATTAAAAACAACGACTTGGTTTGGATTGCCTCATCACGTGGTAAAGTGATTTCTCGCGCAGATGTGAGCACTCGTACTAACAAAGGCGCTTGTTATATGACCTACCAATGGTGGATCGGTAAATGTAACGAATTAACCGCTGAACATTTGAACCCGGGTTCAAGAACGCCGGAATACAAATATAGCGCGGTTCGTATTGATAAAATCGAAGACCAAGCCTGGGCTGAACGCTATGTGGTAACTGAATACGCGAAATTAAAAAATCGCTTAAAAGAAACCGCACTAGTGGCTTGA
- the hycI gene encoding hydrogenase maturation peptidase HycI, translating to MNNVILTVGNSMMGDDGAGPYLYQLLSENPLPNWTALDGGSAPENVAHIVRDMKPDLLLIFDAADMELAPGKIRIIEKESIAEMFFMSTHNMPLNYLIEQLEQDIKQIVFVGLQPDLVSFGFPMTDNVKESVQFMYDFLNEGRSLEEIPVL from the coding sequence TGATGGGGGATGACGGTGCGGGTCCTTATCTCTATCAGTTATTAAGTGAAAATCCATTGCCAAATTGGACCGCACTTGACGGCGGCTCAGCCCCCGAAAATGTTGCACATATTGTGCGAGACATGAAACCCGATCTGCTTTTAATTTTCGATGCGGCTGATATGGAATTAGCGCCAGGTAAAATCCGAATCATTGAAAAAGAGAGCATTGCGGAAATGTTTTTCATGAGTACACATAATATGCCGCTCAATTACCTCATTGAACAACTGGAACAAGATATTAAACAAATTGTCTTCGTTGGTCTTCAACCGGATCTTGTTTCTTTTGGTTTTCCGATGACAGACAACGTAAAAGAGTCTGTGCAATTTATGTATGATTTTTTAAACGAGGGAAGATCGCTTGAAGAGATTCCTGTTTTGTAG